A DNA window from Gorilla gorilla gorilla isolate KB3781 chromosome 6, NHGRI_mGorGor1-v2.1_pri, whole genome shotgun sequence contains the following coding sequences:
- the FGL2 gene encoding fibroleukin, producing the protein MKLANWYWLSSAVLATYSFLVVANNETEEIKDERAKDVCPVRLENRGKCEEAGECPYQVSLPPLTIQLPKQFSRIEEVFKEVQNLKEIVNSLKKSCQDCKLQADDNGDPGRNGLLLPSTGAPGEVGDNRVRELESEVNKLSSELKNAKEEINVLHGRLEKLNLVNMNNIENYVDSKVANLTFVVNSLDGKCSKCPSQEQIQSRPVQHLIYKDCSDYYAIGKRSSETYRVTPDPKNSSFEVYCDMETMGGGWTVLQARLDGSTNFTRTWQDYKAGFGNLRREFWLGNDKIHLLTKSKEMILRIDLEDFNGVRLYALYDQFYVANEFLKYRLHVGNYNGTAGDALRFNKHYNHDMKFFTTPDKDNDRYPSGNCGLYYSSGWWFDACLSANLNGKYYHQKYRGVRNGIFWGTWPGVSEAHPGGYKSSFKEAKMMIRPKHFKP; encoded by the exons ATGAAGCTGGCTAACTGGTACTGGCTGAGCTCAGCTGTTCTTGCCACTTACAGTTTTTTGGTTGTGGCAAACAATGAAACAGAGGAAATTAAAGATGAAAGAGCAAAGGACGTCTGCCCAGTGAGACTAGAAAACAGAGGGAAATGCGAAGAGGCAGGGGAGTGCCCCTACCAGGTAAGCCTGCCCCCCTTGACTATTCAGCTCCCGAAGCAATTCAGCAGGATCGAAGAGGTGTTCAAAGAAGTCCAAAACCTCAAGGAAATCGTAAATAGTCTAAAGAAATCTTGCCAAGACTGCAAGCTGCAGGCTGATGACAACGGAGACCCAGGCAGAAACGGACTGTTGTTACCCAGTACAGGAGCCCCGGGAGAGGTTGGTGATAACAGAGTTAGAGAATTAGAGAGTGAGGTTAACAAGCTGTCCTCTGAGCTAAAGAATGCCAAAGAGGAGATCAATGTACTTCATGGTCGCCTGGAGAAGCTGAATCTTGTAAATATGAACAACATAGAAAATTATGTTGACAGCAAAGTGGCAAATCTAACATTTGTTGTCAATAGTTTGGATGGCAAATGTTCAAAGTGTCCCAGCCAAGAACAAATACAGTCACGTCCAG tTCAACATCTAATATATAAAGATTGCTCTGACTACTACGCAATAGGCAAAAGAAGCAGTGAGACCTACAGAGTTACACCTGATCCCAAAAATAGTAGCTTTGAAGTTTACTGTGACATGGAGACCATGGGGGGAGGCTGGACAGTGCTGCAGGCACGTCTCGATGGGAGCACCAACTTCACCAGAACATGGCAAGACTACAAAGCAGGCTTTGGAAATCTCAGAAGGGAATTTTGGCTGGGGAACGATAAAATTCATCTTCTGACCAAGAGTAAGGAAATGATTCTGAGAATAGATCTTGAAGACTTTAATGGTGTCAGACTATATGCCTTGTATGATCAGTTTTATGTGGCTAATGAGTTTCTCAAATATCGTTTACACGTTGGTAACTATAATGGCACAGCTGGAGATGCATTACGTTTCAACAAACATTACAACCACGATATGAAGTTTTTCACCACCCCAGATAAAGACAATGATCGATATCCTTCTGGGAACTGTGGGCTGTACTACAGTTCAGGCTGGTGGTTTGATGCATGTCTTTCTGCAAACTTAAATGGCAAATATTATCACCAAAAATACAGAGGTGTCCGTAATGGGATTTTCTGGGGTACCTGGCCTGGTGTAAGTGAGGCACACCCTGGTGGCTACAAGTCCTCCTTCAAAGAGGCTAAGATGATGATCAGACCCAAGCACTTTAAGCCATAA